Genomic segment of Thermus thermamylovorans:
GGCGGCGGAGGCCCTGGGCCAGGTGCGCCTCCGGCTGGCCGACCTCCTCGCCCTGCCCCGGGAGGGCTTCCGTTTCCTCTGGGTGGTGGACTTTCCCCTCCTGGAGTGGGACGAAGGGCGGCAGGGATGGACCTACATGCACCACCCCTTCACCAGCCCCCACCCCCAGGACCTGCCCCTCCTGGACACGGACCCCGGGAGGGTGCGGGCCCTGGCCTACGACCTGGTGCTGAACGGGGTGGAGGTGGGAGGCGGGTCCATCCGCATCCACGACCCGGGGCTTCAGGCCCGGATGTTCCGGGTGCTGGGGATCGGCGAGGAGGAGCAGCGGGAAAAGTTTGGCTTCTTCCTCGAGGCCCTCGCCTACGGGGCCCCCCCCCACGGGGGCATCGCCTGGGGCCTGGACCGGCTCCTGGCCCTTTTGACGGGAAGCCCCTCCATCCGCGAGGTCATCGCCTTCCCCAAGAACAAGGAGGGCAAGGACCCCCTCACCGGGGCCCCGAGCCCCGTAGGGGAGGAGCAGCTAAGGGAGCTCGGCCTCCAGGTGGTCCGGGATGGCTAGGATCCCCTACGTGATCGTGGACGCCTTCGCCCCCACCCCCGGGGCGGGCAACCGGGTAGCCCTGGTCCTGGACGCCCGGGGGATGACCCTAGAGGAAATGCAAAGGGTGGCCCAGCGGCTCGCTGAGCCCGAAACGGCCTTCGTCACCGAAGGGCGGGAGAACATCTTCGCCGTGCGCTTTTTCACCCCCATGGGCGAGGTGGAGTTCTCCGGGCACGCGGCGGTGGCCCTGGGCCTGGCCCTGGTGCGCCTGGGCCTGGCCCCCGAGGGCGCCACCCGCCTCTTCCTCCACACCCCCACCGAGGCCCTGCCGGTGGAGGTGGAGTACGGGGAAGGGGAACCCAAGAAGGCTTGGGTGCGGGGGCCCGCCCCCCGCTTCCGCGACCTCCCCCCCTACCGGGCCCTGAAGGAGGTCCTGGAGGCCCTGGGGGGCGACGAGCGCTACCTCCACCGGGGCCTCCCCTACGGCATCGCCTACACCGGGCTCTGGAGCCTCTTCGTCCCCCTCATCGCCCCGGGGGTGGTGGACGCCCTGGAGCCGGAGATGCCCCTCCTGGCGGAGCTTTCCCGCAGGCTGGAGGTGGCCACGGTGCACGCCTACGCCCCCATGGGCCCGAGGAGCTTCTACGCCCGGGACTTCGCCCCCCTCCTGGGCATCCCCGAGGACCCGGTGACCGGCTCGGCCAACGCCGCCTTAGGGGCCCTCCTGGCCCGGGCGGGGGTGGTGCCCCGGCGGGAGGGCCGGGTGGCCCTCACCGTCTATCAGGGCCACCGCCTGGGGAACCCGGGGGTGGTGGAGGTGGTGGTGGACTACAGCCCCACGGGCGTGCCCTACGCGGTGCAGATCGGCGGCGAGGCCGCTATCCTTAAGACCGGGGAGCTCTGATGGTGGGCTTGGTCTTCGTGGACGTGGACGGCACCCTGGTGGGCCGGGAGGGGGTACCCCCCTGCGTCTGGCCAGCGGCCCAGGCCCTGCGGGCGCAGGGGATGCGCCTGGCCCTGGTCACCGGCCGCCCCGGCCGGGGGGAGGCCCTGTCCCTCGCGGGAAAGCTCCAGCCCGGGGGCCTCCACACCTTCGAGTCGGGGGCGGTGGTCCTGGACCTATCCCAAGAGCCCCCCAGGCCCTTCCTGGTGGAGGCCCTGCCCGAGGGGGCCGCGGCGGAGGCGGTGCGCCGGGCCAGGCAGCTCGGGCTCCCCCTGGAGGGCTACACCGCGGAAGGGGGGTTCTACGTGGAGGGGGATAGCCCCCTCTTCCGGGCCCACCAGGCCCTTCTGGGCATGGAGGCGGAGGTGGCGGACCTCCTGGACCAGAGTCCCCTCGTACGCCTGCAGGTCCTGGCCGAGCCTGAGGCCCCCCTGGGGGCCTTCCTAGAGACCCTGCCCCCGGAGCTGGAGGCCCACGTGGCCGAAAGCCCCAAGATGCCCGGGGTGCGCTTCGTCTCCCTCACCCGGCGGGGGGTGAGCAAGCTCTCCGCGGCCCGCCGCGTGGCGGAGGCCTACGGCCTCCCCCTCGAGGCCTGCGCCATGGTGGGGGACGGGGAGAACGACCTGGAGCTCCTCCAGGCGGTAGGCCTGGGCATCGCCATGGGGAACGCCCCCCCAAGGGTGAAGCGGGCCGCCCGGCGGGTGGTGGCCCCGGTGGAGGCCTGCGGCCTGGCCGAGGCCCTGCGCACCCTTTTGGAAGCCTAGGGAAAGGGGCGGAAACGGCCCCAGGCGATCCGGCCCTCCCGGTAGACCCCTACCCCCTCCACCCAGCCTGGGGGCAGACCGGGAGGGGGAGGCCGCAGGCCTGGGGGCAGGGCCAGGAAGCGCCGCCCGTCCCAGTAGGCCACCAGCCGCACCTCAGCGCCCCCAGGAGCGGCCCTCAGGGCGAAGGTCTGCACCCTCCCCCCTCCCTCCACCGTCCAGAGCTCCACCCCGGCATACCCTCCCTGCCCCACCGCTGCCCCCGGACCCCGGTAGTAGGCAAAACGGTTTGGGGAAAGCACCTGGAGCCGCTCTGCCCTGAACCCTCCCGCCGCCCAGTTCCCCTCGGCTTCCACCACCATTCCCGGAGCCAGAACCCCAGTCCAGGGGGAGGCGCCCAACAAGGGCACACCCCCAACGAGCAGGGTGCGGCCGTCGTTCAGCGTCACGGCCCCGTAGAAGCGCTCCAGATCTCGAGCCTCTTCGGGCGGAGGCGGGGGCTGGCCCTCGGCCGGAGGAGGCTTGGGAAGGGGCAAAGGGGGGAGGGGCAGGGGGGGCAGGTCCAAAGCCCAGGCCGCCGACAGGAGGAAGGGCAGAAGGGCCCAAAACCTCACGGAACCTCCTTGGGCAACCGCAACACTACCCGCCAGCCGGGCTGGGCGTTGCCCCACTCTACCGTCCCCCCCATCCGCTCCACCGAACGCCGCACCAGGGCCAGCCCCAGGCCCGAGCCTGAAGAGGAAGCCCCCTTACGGAAGGGCGTACCCAGCTCCGCCTCCAGGTCCTCGGGCACCCCAGCCCCGTGGTCCCGCACCGAGAGGGCCACCCAGGGCCCCTCTTCCCAGAGGCGCACCTCCACCGGAGGGCGCCCGTGGCGGAAGGCGTTCTCCAACAGGTTAAACAGGACCCGGCGCAGGAGCTCGGCAGCTCCCCACACCTTCCCCTCACCCTCCAGCCGCAAGAGGACCCCCGGCCACTGGCGGGCCAGCTCCAGGAGGTGGGCCTTAAGATCCACCCGCTCCCGCACCAACTCCCCCCGGGCTAAGGCCAAGAGCCCCTCCAGCAAGGCTTCCAAGCGCCCGATCTGGGCCTTTAGGCGTGGTAGAACCTGCTTCGGCGGCAAGAGGCCCTGCTCCAGGGCCTCCACCTGGCTGCGCAAGGCGGCCACCGGGGTCCTGAGCTCGTGGGCGGCATGACGGGTGAAGGCCCGCTCCCGCTCCAGGAAACCCTGCACCGCCCGCACCATGCGGTTAAAGCTCACGGCCAAGCTGGAAAGCTCATCCCTGCCCAAGGGGATGGGAACGGGCTCGGGAAAGCGTTCCTGAGAAAGGGCTTCTGCCGCCCGGGCCAGGTCCCTGAGGGGGCGGAGGAGGCCTTGCAGGAGGAGAAAAGTTATCCCCAGGGCCAGGCCCAGGGCCAGGGGCAGGGCCAGGAAGCTGGCGGTGAGGGCATACCCCAGGCTTGGGGCAGGCAGAGCCACCTCGAGGGCATACCCTTGGGGCAAGGCCCAGGCCGCCCGGATCCAACCCCCGCCCTCGGGGAAAGGCCCTCCGTAGTGGAGGTAAGCCCTCCCTTCCCGGGAAAGCCGGGCCCTTCCCCCTACGAAGGCCAAAAGGGGGGCGGACCGCTCGGGATGAAGGGTAGGCAGGGGACCGTTGAACTCCAAGGCTTGGTAAAGGGTCTGGGCGAAGAGGAGGAGCTCCCTCCGGGCCACGGTCTCCGAGGCCCTCAGCAAGGCCAGGTACCCCAGACCCAGCTGGGCCAAGGCGGAAAGGGCCACCACCAGCCCCACCCCCAGGAGCAGCCTACTGCGAAAGCCCAAGGCCATACCCCCCAGCCCCCGTCCGCACCACCTCCGGAGCCAGCTTCCGCCGCAGGCGGTGGATGTACACCCGGGCCATCCTCACCCCGGACTCGCGGCCAGGAAACAGGCGGTCCGCCAACTCCTCCGGAGGGAAAAGGCGCTCGGGGTAGCGGCACAGAAGCTCCAACAGGGCGAACTCCCTGGGGGAAAGGGCAACCGCTTCCCCCTTCCAGTAGGCCCTGCGTCCCACCAGGTCCACCTCCAGTTCCCCCTTGAGGAAGCGCGTGCCCTTGTAATGGGCCCCCCGGCGGAGAAGGGCCCTCACCCGGGCCAAAAACTCCTCCAAGGCGAAGGGCTTCACCAGGTAGTCGTCCCCCCCCAGGTTCAGCCCGGCCACCCGGTCGTCCAAGGCATCCCGGGCGGTGAGGAAGAGGATGGCCCCTTCGTAGCCGCCCTCGCGCAGCTGGCGGGCAAAGGCAAAGCCCGCCTCCTCCCCCTCGGGGAGCATGACATCCAGGACCACCAGAAGCGGCTCGCCCTCCAGAAAAACCTCCCAGGCCGACTCCAGGCTACCGGCCCAGACAGCCTCGTACCCCTCTCGCCGCAAAAGAAGCAGCAGGGGCTCGGCGATGTCGGGCTCGTCCTCCACCACCAAGATGCGCATGGCCTTTCCATTCTCCCATCCCAAGGCCCGGCTCCCCCAAGGGTCCAAGGAGCCGGGCCGAAGGAGGAAGCGCCTACCTTCCGAGGCCGAGGCCGATCCCGATGCTCACGCCACCCCTGCCGCGAACCTCTCCGGCGCCCCCCGTCTGGTCACCGGCCCCAGCCTGGGAGCTCGAGGCGGCCAGGGCCACCTCCACCAGGCTCCGCACCCGGCCGTCCACCTTTACGGCCACCTCCACCAAGACCGCTCCGGCGTGGTGGACCTCCAGGGTGCGCTCCTGGCCTCCTAGGATCAAAGTGACGTGGGTGGCCCCGGTAGCGTGGACCCGGGCCTGGGGGTTAACCTCCACCAAGCCCACCACCCGCTGGCCCGCCCAGAAGACCGCCAGGTCCTTCTCTCCCCGTAGGGCGGCCCAGATTTCCGCCGCCACCTTGGCCAAGGCCTCGGTCCTGCCGTTGAGCCAGACCCGGGTTTCCCCCAAGGTCTTCCCCGCCTGGGCCAGGGCGAAGGTGTAGACCTCCCCCTCCAGCCAAAGCCTGGCCTCCGCCTGGCCCAGCGGCCGAGGGGGAAGGATCTGGTGCAAACCCCCTTGGGCCACCAGCTGGCCCTCGGCGTACACCTGCACCCAGGCCTGGTCCCCACCCTGAGCCAGGGCCCCAACGCCGAGAACAACCCCTAAAATCCACGCGCCGATCCGCTTGACCATACCCAATCACCTCCCAGGGCCAGGGTAGGCAACCGCGGTAAACAAGGGGTTAATGCTTCAGGCCCCCTTTAGGATAGAAGGGTATGCGGGTCTTTATCGATGAGGTCGCCGAGCACCAGGGCCAGGAGGTGGAGCTCCGGGGCTGGCTTTATGGGAGGCGCTCCAAGGGCAAAATCCACTTCCTCATCCTCCGGGACGGCACCGGCTTCCTGCAGGCCACGGTGTTCAAGGGGGAGGTGCCAGAGGAGGTGTTCGCCCGGGCGGACCACCTGCCCCAGGAGACCGCCTTGCGGGTGTGGGGGGTGGTGCGCCGGGACGAGCGGGCCCCCGGGGGGTTTGAGCTTGCGGTGCGGCACCTGGAGGTGGTGAGCCTGCCCCAGGGGGAGTACCCCATCGGCCCCAAGGAGCACGGCATCGACTTCCTCATGGACCACCGCCACCTGTGGCTGCGCCACCGCCGCCCCTTCGCGGTGATGCGCATCCGGGACGAGATCGAGCGGGCCATCCACGACTTCTTCGCTGCCCGGGGCTTCCTCCGCTTCGACGCCCCCATCCTCACCCCGAGCGCGGTGGAGGGCACCACCGACCTCTTTGAGGTCGACCTCTTCGACGGGGAAAAGGCCTACCTCTCCCAGTCGGGCCAGCTCTACGCGGAGGCGGGGGCTTTGGCCTACGGCAAGGTCTACACCTTCGGCCCCACCTTCCGCGCGGAAAGGAGCAAGACGAGGCGCCACCTCCTGGAGTTCTGGATGGTGGAACCCGAGGTGGCCTTCATGACCCACGAGGAGAACATGGCCCTCCAGGAGGCCCTGGTGAGCTACCTGGTGGGCCGGGTCCTGGAGCGGCGGGCTAAGGAGCTGGAGCTCCTGGGGCGGGACCCCAGGGCCCTCGAGCCCGCCGCGGAGGGGCGCTACCCCCGGCTCACCTACAAGGAGGCCGTGGCCCTGGTGAACCGCCTGAGCCAGGAGGACCCTGAGGTGCCCCCCCTCCCCTACGGGGAGGACTTCGGCGCCCCCCAGGAGGCCGCCCTCAGCCGGCGGTTCGACCGCCCCGTCTTCATCGAGCGCTACCCCGCCCGGATCAAGGCCTTCTACATGGAGCCCGACCCAGAAGACCCCGAACTGGTCCTAAACGACGACCTCCTGGCCCCGGAGGGGTACGGGGAGATCATCGGGGGCAGCCAAAGAATCCACGACCTGGAGCTCCTGCGAGGGAAAATCCGGGAGTTCGGCCTGCCGGAGGAGGTCTACGAGTGGTACCTGGACCTCCGCCGCTATGGCAGCGTGCCCCACGCGGGCTTCGGCCTGGGCCTGGAGCGCACCGTGGCCTGGATCGGTGGCCTCGCCCACGTGCGGGAGGCCATCCCCTTCCCGCGGATGTACACCAGGATGCGCCCCTAGGCCATGCCCCCGGCCGAGCGCGACCCCTTCCTGGACACCCTCCGGGGCTTCGCCCTCTTGGGGATCCTCTGGGCCAACCTGCTCTTCTTCCGGGCCCTAAACGTCCTGGACCCCACCCCGGACCCCGCGGCCCTGGCCGATCCCCGGGAGCGGGCGGGCTACGCCCTCACCCTGGCCCTGGCCACGGGCAAGTTCTACCCCCTCTTCGCCTTCCTCTTCGGGATGGGGCTCGCCCTCATGGCCCGCAGGCTGACCGCCTGCGGCCTTTCCCCCAGACCCGCCCTCCGCAGGCGGCTCTTCCTCCTGGGGCTCATGGGCCTCCTCCACGGCCTTCTCCTCTGGCCAGGGGATGTCCTCCTGCCCTACGCCCTGGCCGGGGGGATGGGCCTCCTCCTCCTGGGGCGCCCCCCCGGGGTCCTGGCGGCGTGGGGGGCAGGCGCCCTCCTCCTGGCGGGCCTCCTGGTGGCTCTGCCCGTGGGGGAGGAGGGGGCGCGGGAGGTGCGGGCCCTGGCCCAGGGGTTCCGGGAGGCCCACGCCGCGGGGCCTGTCCCCTGGCCCCTGCGCCTGGAGGAGTGGACCCTGGCCCTTTTGGGAAACCTCCTGGCCTTCCCCATGGTCCTGGGCCTCCTCCTGGGGATGGCGGCGGTAGGGGCCGGGCTCCCCGGGGCCCTGCCCCGCCTGCAGGGGGTTTTGCGTCCCCTAGCCCTTTTCCTCCTCCCCTCGGCCCTCCTCGCCCACGGCCTCCTGGCCTGGCGGACGGCGGAGGCCCTGGCGGCGGGGAGGCTGGGGGAGGCCTACTTCGGGCAGGGGCTCCTCCTCGCGGCCGGGCCCTTCCTCAGCCTGGGGTACGCCGCCCTCCTGGCCCTCCTCTGGCTCCGCCTTCCCCCCTTGCGGCAGGCCCTCCGCCCCGTGGCCCGGGCGGGGCGGATGAGCCTCAGCCTTTACCTCCTCCAGTCGGTCCTGGGCACGGGCCTCTTCTACGGCTTCGGCCTCGGGCTCCACGGGGAGGTGGGCTACGCCCTGCTTGCTGCCCCTTTTGGCCCTGGGGCTTTGGGGCTTGCAGGTGGCCCTGGCCCACCTCTGGCTCCTCCGCTTCCCCCAAGGGCCCCTGGAGTGGCTCTGGCGCCGCCTGGCCTACGGGGGCTAAAGCCCCGCCAGGTCCAGGAAGAAGCGGTGGAGGCGGGTGTCGGGGGTGAGCTCGGGGTGGAAGGCGCTGGCCAGCACCTTCCCCTGGCGCACCAGGACGGGCAGGTCCCCCAGCTCCGCCAGGACCTCCACCCCCGGCCCCAGGCGGCGGAAGGCGGGGGCGCGGATGAAGACCCCGTGGAAGGGCCCGAGGCCCCGGACCTCGAGGTCCTCCTCGAAGCTCTCCACCTGGCGGCCGAAGGCGTTGCGCTCCACGGCCGCGTCCAGCACCCCCAGGCGGGGCTGCTCCGGGTAGCCCAGGATCTCCCGGGCAAGCCATATGGCCCCGGCGCAGGTGCCGAAGAGGGCCAGGGAGCCCTCCGCCACCCGCTTCCGCACCTCCTCCTCGATGCCGTACTCCCGCGCCAGCTTGCCGATGGTGGTGGACTCCCCCCCGGGCACAACGAGGGCCTGTAGGCCCTGAAGGTGCTCCTTCTTCCGCACCTCCCTGGCCTCCACCCCCAGGCGCCTCAGGGCCTCCTTGTGCTCGCGAAAATCCCCTTGCAGGGCCAGCACGCCGACCACCCCCTCATCCTGGGATGGGCCGGGGGGCCTGTCAAGGGCGAGGCCCGGAAGGGTTCAGGGAACAGGGTATCAGACCCTAGCCCAGAGGAGGCGCAGGCTGTTCAGGGTCACCAGGACCAGGGCCCCGTTGTCGGCCAGGACCGCGGCCCAAAGCCCGGAAAGCCCCAGGAGGGTGGTGAGGAGGAAAAGCCCTTTGAGGCCCACGGCCAAGGCGATGTTCCAGCGCACCGCGGCCAAGGCCAGGCGGCTCAGGCGCAAGGCCCGGGGCAAGGCGGCCAGGGAGAGGAGGCCCACGTCCGCTGCCCTCAGGGCCACCCCCGTGCCCTCGGCCACCGCCAGGCCCACCGTGGCCCGGGCCAGGGCGGGGGCGTCGTTGGCCCCGTCCCCCACCATGGCCACACCCCCACGCTGGGCCAGCGCCTCCACCAGCTGGAGCTTGTCCAGTGGGGAAAGCCCGGCCCGCACCTCCTCCTGGGAAAGCCCCAGGGCCTGGGCCAGGGGCAGGGCGGCCCCGGTCCGGTCCCCGGTGAGGAGGAGGGGCTTGAGCCCCAGGGCGCGGAGGGCCGCCAAGGCCTCCCTGGCCTCCGGCCTGGGCGCGTCCTGGAAGGCGAAGAGGGCCAAGGGTTCCCCCGAGCGCACCAGGAGGGTGAGGGTCATCCCCTCCTCCTCCAGGGCCCGGGCCTGGGTGCGGAGGGGTTCGGGAAGGGCCACCGCCTCGGGGCGCACGAGCCCCACCTCCTCCCCCGCCACCCGGGCGAAGCTCCCCAGGCCGGGCTCGCTCCGGTGCCCCTCCGCCTCGAGGCCCCCGGGGCCCTCCGCCTCCCTAAGGGCCCGGGCCAGGGGGTGGGCGGAGCCCTGGGCCACCGCCTTGGCCAGGGCCAGGGCCTCCCCGCCGCCCACCCGCCAGGGCATCACCCGCGCCAGGCGGGGACGGCCCAGGGTGAGGGTGCCGGTCTTGTCCAGGGCCAGGTGCCGCACCCCGGCCAGGCGCTCCAGGGCGGCCCCGCCCTTGAAGAGCACCCCCGCCCGCGCCCCCCGGGCCACCCCGGCGGCGATGGCCGCGGGCACGGAGACCACCAGGGCGCAGGGGCAGGCGATGAGGAGGAGGGCCAGGGCCTTGTAGAGGTGCTCCAGGAAGTCCCCCCGGAAAAGGGGCAGGGCGAGGGCCACGAAGGCCGCCAGGGCCAGGACCGCCGGGGTGTAGCGGCGGCTGAAGGCGTCCATCACCCGCTCGGCCCGGCTCTTGCGCAGGAGAGCCTCCTCCGCCAGACGCTCCATCTCCGCCAAGAAGCCCTCCTTGGGGGGGCGCTCCACCCGGAGGACCAGGCTCCCCTCGGCCACCAGGCTCCCCCCGTAGACCCTATCCCCCATGCCCCTCGTCCCGGGCAAGGGCTCCCCGGTGAAGGCAGCTTCCTCCACCAGGGCCTCCCCCTCGAGGACCACCCCGTCCGCGGGCACCCGCTCCCCCGGGGGGACCCGGACCCGGTCCCCCGCCCGGAGGGCCTCCAGGGGCACCTCCTCTACCCCCCCGTCTCCCAGCCGGTAGGCCCGCCGGGGGAGGAGCTCCCCTAGGACCCTGAGACCCCGCCGGGCCTGGGCCACCGCGTAGGCCTCCAACACCTCCCCCACCAGGAAGAGGAAGACCACCACCGCGGCCTCCGCCTGGGCCCCGATGGCCAGGGCCCCCAGGGTGGCCGCCGTCACCAGGGCCTGCATGCTGAAGGGGTTCTGCCGAAAACCGGCCGCGGCCCTGCGGGCCAGGGGATAGACCCCCACCAGGGCGGCCAGGGCGTAGCCCCACCCTGCCCAGGTCGGAAGGAGGAAGGAGGCCAAGAAGGCCAGGAGCAAAAGCCCCCCTGTGAGGAGGGCCCAGGGCCAGGGGCCGGGAAGCCCCCGGGCCTCCTCCCCGGCGGGCCTAAGGCGGTAGCCCAGGGAGGCGAGGGCCCGCTCCGCCTCCCGCTCCGCCCCCGGCACCTCCAGGTGCAGGTAGGCCTTGCCGCTTTGGAAGCTCACCTCGGCCCTAGCTACCCCCGGTACGGACCGCAAGGTCC
This window contains:
- a CDS encoding PhzF family phenazine biosynthesis protein, with product MARIPYVIVDAFAPTPGAGNRVALVLDARGMTLEEMQRVAQRLAEPETAFVTEGRENIFAVRFFTPMGEVEFSGHAAVALGLALVRLGLAPEGATRLFLHTPTEALPVEVEYGEGEPKKAWVRGPAPRFRDLPPYRALKEVLEALGGDERYLHRGLPYGIAYTGLWSLFVPLIAPGVVDALEPEMPLLAELSRRLEVATVHAYAPMGPRSFYARDFAPLLGIPEDPVTGSANAALGALLARAGVVPRREGRVALTVYQGHRLGNPGVVEVVVDYSPTGVPYAVQIGGEAAILKTGEL
- a CDS encoding HAD family hydrolase produces the protein MVGLVFVDVDGTLVGREGVPPCVWPAAQALRAQGMRLALVTGRPGRGEALSLAGKLQPGGLHTFESGAVVLDLSQEPPRPFLVEALPEGAAAEAVRRARQLGLPLEGYTAEGGFYVEGDSPLFRAHQALLGMEAEVADLLDQSPLVRLQVLAEPEAPLGAFLETLPPELEAHVAESPKMPGVRFVSLTRRGVSKLSAARRVAEAYGLPLEACAMVGDGENDLELLQAVGLGIAMGNAPPRVKRAARRVVAPVEACGLAEALRTLLEA
- a CDS encoding sensor histidine kinase, producing the protein MALGFRSRLLLGVGLVVALSALAQLGLGYLALLRASETVARRELLLFAQTLYQALEFNGPLPTLHPERSAPLLAFVGGRARLSREGRAYLHYGGPFPEGGGWIRAAWALPQGYALEVALPAPSLGYALTASFLALPLALGLALGITFLLLQGLLRPLRDLARAAEALSQERFPEPVPIPLGRDELSSLAVSFNRMVRAVQGFLERERAFTRHAAHELRTPVAALRSQVEALEQGLLPPKQVLPRLKAQIGRLEALLEGLLALARGELVRERVDLKAHLLELARQWPGVLLRLEGEGKVWGAAELLRRVLFNLLENAFRHGRPPVEVRLWEEGPWVALSVRDHGAGVPEDLEAELGTPFRKGASSSGSGLGLALVRRSVERMGGTVEWGNAQPGWRVVLRLPKEVP
- a CDS encoding response regulator transcription factor, whose translation is MRILVVEDEPDIAEPLLLLLRREGYEAVWAGSLESAWEVFLEGEPLLVVLDVMLPEGEEAGFAFARQLREGGYEGAILFLTARDALDDRVAGLNLGGDDYLVKPFALEEFLARVRALLRRGAHYKGTRFLKGELEVDLVGRRAYWKGEAVALSPREFALLELLCRYPERLFPPEELADRLFPGRESGVRMARVYIHRLRRKLAPEVVRTGAGGYGLGLSQ
- the asnS gene encoding asparagine--tRNA ligase, whose product is MRVFIDEVAEHQGQEVELRGWLYGRRSKGKIHFLILRDGTGFLQATVFKGEVPEEVFARADHLPQETALRVWGVVRRDERAPGGFELAVRHLEVVSLPQGEYPIGPKEHGIDFLMDHRHLWLRHRRPFAVMRIRDEIERAIHDFFAARGFLRFDAPILTPSAVEGTTDLFEVDLFDGEKAYLSQSGQLYAEAGALAYGKVYTFGPTFRAERSKTRRHLLEFWMVEPEVAFMTHEENMALQEALVSYLVGRVLERRAKELELLGRDPRALEPAAEGRYPRLTYKEAVALVNRLSQEDPEVPPLPYGEDFGAPQEAALSRRFDRPVFIERYPARIKAFYMEPDPEDPELVLNDDLLAPEGYGEIIGGSQRIHDLELLRGKIREFGLPEEVYEWYLDLRRYGSVPHAGFGLGLERTVAWIGGLAHVREAIPFPRMYTRMRP
- the pdxT gene encoding pyridoxal 5'-phosphate synthase glutaminase subunit PdxT; this translates as MVGVLALQGDFREHKEALRRLGVEAREVRKKEHLQGLQALVVPGGESTTIGKLAREYGIEEEVRKRVAEGSLALFGTCAGAIWLAREILGYPEQPRLGVLDAAVERNAFGRQVESFEEDLEVRGLGPFHGVFIRAPAFRRLGPGVEVLAELGDLPVLVRQGKVLASAFHPELTPDTRLHRFFLDLAGL
- a CDS encoding heavy metal translocating P-type ATPase, coding for MEAPRVRVFRVEGMDCADCARKVEGTLRSVPGVARAEVSFQSGKAYLHLEVPGAEREAERALASLGYRLRPAGEEARGLPGPWPWALLTGGLLLLAFLASFLLPTWAGWGYALAALVGVYPLARRAAAGFRQNPFSMQALVTAATLGALAIGAQAEAAVVVFLFLVGEVLEAYAVAQARRGLRVLGELLPRRAYRLGDGGVEEVPLEALRAGDRVRVPPGERVPADGVVLEGEALVEEAAFTGEPLPGTRGMGDRVYGGSLVAEGSLVLRVERPPKEGFLAEMERLAEEALLRKSRAERVMDAFSRRYTPAVLALAAFVALALPLFRGDFLEHLYKALALLLIACPCALVVSVPAAIAAGVARGARAGVLFKGGAALERLAGVRHLALDKTGTLTLGRPRLARVMPWRVGGGEALALAKAVAQGSAHPLARALREAEGPGGLEAEGHRSEPGLGSFARVAGEEVGLVRPEAVALPEPLRTQARALEEEGMTLTLLVRSGEPLALFAFQDAPRPEAREALAALRALGLKPLLLTGDRTGAALPLAQALGLSQEEVRAGLSPLDKLQLVEALAQRGGVAMVGDGANDAPALARATVGLAVAEGTGVALRAADVGLLSLAALPRALRLSRLALAAVRWNIALAVGLKGLFLLTTLLGLSGLWAAVLADNGALVLVTLNSLRLLWARV